The Juglans regia cultivar Chandler chromosome 16, Walnut 2.0, whole genome shotgun sequence nucleotide sequence gagaggtcttatttttctttttttactttttcttttttgctctctgttttatttttttattccacaTAAGACCGAATAAACAACCGGTTACCTGCCGCTTGCACACCCTGCTTGTACTCAGCAGaactgataataataataacaatgtaAGACTTATGCTTTTAGCAACTATTTATTTATGCTAGATGGAAGGAAATAATATTGAGCCTCCTTTGCAATATTCATTATTCCTCAATTGGTGGCTAAATTATtatgagtagtgctacatgtattatatttttacttgcaattttatttacaagactcattttgttagttttcttttaaaattcaaattttgaatttcagatttcatgattttcagcatatcatGATTAACTGACATatggaaaaataagtttttttttttaagtttttcttaaatacatttaacatttttcaattattattaaaacattttctacCATAAAATTCGGCCTTTGAAGTATGAGGAATTTGCAAAGGAGGCCGCTAGCTAGCTCCATTCATTGCTTCTTCCTAAACTTTGGCCTTAAATAGTATTTGTAATTCagattttaatttgaaattttattgtttCGCTTATGATCCCTCTTGTCAAAACCAGCATATATAAACTCATGAATCATATACGAGTAAATTATATAATCATGCACCGTTTagacattttaattttagttttagtaatatatttttgttggaatttcaatactaaattatcaaaatttatgtATACGTTGAAACATTGAGATCGGCGCAATTAGgtacttcaaattaattaagaggataaccttccttcattttgatcCGATGAATGTGATATTGATTGCATCCAAGCATCTGTATGTCATCATGTTAAGGACcataagagaaaaagaaaataagtagAATCAATTACACCCGAtacaaatttatgtggttcgacaATATATCTATATCCACGGATCAGTTGTAGAAGATTTTATTTCAGATGATTAGCTAATACAATGCGGCAGCTCAGCAGACGTgaaataatacaatatatatatatatatatatatatatatatatatatatatatatataaagcaaagCCTATACATAGTTGGGCCGGATCAAGTCCAAATACATCAAAATTCTTTCAcccatattatattattgttaaGTCGAGTTATCAATTAAGCCGTCACAAAACATAATCAAGCTccacacagatatgcccaacacgtCACCGGCCAGGTGAAGTACATGACACCTTCTCCATTAatcaaaaagaaattatttatgtaCAAGCTCTAAATAAACAAACTTGAtacaaattcttataaaaaagtataaaaaaaattattttttattaatggaatcaagtttttaattaaaagcTTGTATAACACTTGTCTACAGCACTCCCAATGgattattaattatcatatcctttaaaatacatcatcaaaacttactttttctattttacatactgacttaTACAATATGTCATCCATCAACTTatctattatttctctatatacTACAAGGCGCTCaaaatatttgttcttttttattcttcttaaatatttcatttctaccaataaatttacaatatctatatatttttttatatttgcaattttttatatacaatgtaaaataattcagtCCTATACacgtaaaaaatatatatatataagcctaatcaaaattaaaaatacaatcaaattatgaaaaaaattggtttaaaaagatttccaagatattttttataagagaatgaaatatatgtattttaaataatgaacgATAAAAAGGATTTGcttacatgataaaaattaaaataaaagaaaatgatggagtaaatgaaatatcaataataataaaaaaaaaaattacaagataaATAGTACCCGCTACATGTAGCGGGTTACTATAGCTAATTGTATTTTAAAGTTCATTTTGCATAATGGTATGAAACTcttttttagaataattctttatataatataaaagccATTGAGAGTGCTTCTTAATCAAAATAGCTAACTAGTTAGTTTACGTGCACGCTAAAAGTTCGGCTGTGGCCGGTTATTGATCACACGGTTTTGAATGATTCCTTGTTGGCTAATTAAATTATTCGTTCAATCACATGTCCAATTAATGctcttttctttactttttgaAGAATTCTCTCTTCTTATATCTATATGGAAAAGTATAATTTATAAGCAGcataggaaagaaaaattacatatgtgtgtatatatatatatatgtatatcatgtATAGTTCCTAGCCAAGCCGAGATATATCCACAATTCGTTCTTGAGAATCATTAGTACTGTTGTTTTCTTACTTCTACAGCAAGCAATGGTGTCGACTTCTATTCTTTCTTCATCTGTTCTCTCTTTTCACCCATTTCCGGGTAGCTCCAAACATGGCCTCCATGATCCAAAGAGAGCATCCAGGACTAGAATTTTTGCTTCAAGAAAAGAAGCCCATGACCAAAACCACAGCAGCCGAATGGTGGACGAAAACATGATTGTTCTTCGTAAGCGAATCCACGAGATGAAGATGGTGGAGAGGAACTACGAGCCACCGTCGGATTGGATGGATTGGGAGAAGCGAATTTACACCAGCTACGATTCGTTTATATGCGGAGTGATGGGTTTCTTGCAATCCCAGATGATGAATAGCAGGCCAAGCTTGACTTTGGGAATGTTAGTTTTAATCATTCTCAGTGTGCCAACTTCGGCAGCTGTGGTTTTCTTTCATCTGATGGAGATTATTCCCAAGGGGATCTTGGCTGGGATTCACCAcatttagtaattaattagcTAGTATTGGAGTTGGTGCATGCATCAGaatttatatattctgtatGCATGTTGATTTAAATGTATGATCATCAGACAACCCAGCATACACCATGCATGATTGATTtggttaatttctttttctttttccccttttgaCTTCTTTTAAGCTATGATTATTTGATCTTCTAATTACTATATACATGTGGCCAAGTACTGTTTGTTGAGTTATTTAACCAATAAATAATGAATACTTGCTTAATTGCAGTACACAACTACTTCCGATCGATCGAGTTGATGGCCGATCGATCGATAGCATATGATTGAGGTTTACGTTTTTCCTGAATATATAGCCTTATCAATATGATTGAGTAGGCCAGCCAGTGAGTAATATTAAAAGAGAGATGAGTTTTGAAATGGACGTAGCTTAAAGGAATGCTTGCAAAATGAATGGATGAACTGGGAAATTTATGCATGCAAATCAAAGCAAATTATTATGACAAAAGAAGTGAGTCATGTAGAGTTGttatgatctctctctctctctctctctctctctatatatatatatatatataatggttatCTAACAGTAAGGCTATTCACCTTCTACATTCCTATATGAAGGGTCACAATATATGTGTAAAATCTGTACTGTTCTAAGATGTATCATCTCCGTTATGCACCACAAAACATTATGAAGTCTGTCTGGCctgtgtattaatatatataatgtcctGTGCGCAAAACTTGTGAACAGCTAGCCTGCCCGGCCTTGTGCAAATCAACGGAAGTACTCATGATTAATGAAGTTGGAAGGTAATTCAAAACAAACGAGTATTACGATGTCCATGAACAGAGACTATTATTGGACATTAGGATCGATATTTCTTCCATTAAATATTGAAGAGTATCGAAACAGACTCTGAAAACTTGATGCAGGGCGGAAACAGCTAGCTGATCCATGCATGCACCATTCGtgaatttatgataaaaaaatggcAAATACGAACTTTGAAGGTTCTGAGGAATGGAGAGACAACAACCCAAAAACAAGGAATTCAGAAGATAAAAAGTCTGATGGTCTTTTCACCAGTACTAAACTCATGTGATCAACGCGCGAGACCCAACAAGTAGAGCAACTCTTGCAGCAACATATCTGACCTAGTCAAAGCTTCACAGCTATGCCAAACATCCTAAAATAGCTGCACCTCCTTGCATTACTGTACGTACGTAGACCAATACTTCTGAGatcgaaacaaaaataaataaataaaatcgtaaAATAGCTGCATCTCCTTGCTTTGCTGTAGCCTGTAGACCTTACATGATCTGAGATCAGACAAAAAGAAATTGTTAGAACTATGTTCACCTCAACTCCATATCAAAACATCTTATGTATCTTTTAGTTTTGAGTTATTCATGATTAACATCCTATAAATGAGTGTTGATGCATGTTAAATTTTCTCGTATGAGTTTCGTTTTCTTTCGAAAATTATGCAAACATGATTCTGATAATCACACATAGCATAATACAAAAAAGTAATTAGAAAGATCGCTGTAATTAGTTTTATTCCACGTTACTAATCTATAATGTAAAGAATACCAAAAGTATCTACAAGGAACacagattaaataaaaataaaggatctAACCCATcctaaaaactcaaaactacTGTTTCAAATGCAAGCTACTTATTGTGATGAATTATACACTTCATGATCTACAACTAGAAGGGTGAAGGTTATGAAACTAAAGGGAGCTCCCTTCAGTCCAAGACGTGACAGCTGCAAGTGAACACAGCTCCTGCATCGTTGAATCAAAAACACACCTTCCTTGTACATTTTGATGAGTTCTTGAACCAACGAGTCAGCAGCTGAGTGTCAGCCCCTCGAACTGCCTCGGACTGGACTGAAGAGAGCTCCTTCTCCCATAACCTGAAACTAActctctctcatattttatttagcaATGCAAGCAGAAGCTTGATCAAGCTTGCTGCTTGCATGACTGCACAAACAAGGGGAACAATATTATCTGCTGCGAAGAGGAAAAATGAAGTTCTGCCCTGAGGATCAAGAGGAAACATGAAGGGGGTTTCTAGGAATGCGGAGGAGGCAAGTGGCCTATATATGGGAAGAAAGTGAACGCCGACATGCAAATCTAGATGCAGCCTGAGATGGAGATATGTCCGTGGCATCATGTAAATCATATGTTTTTTGAATATACGAACTATCTGCTCGTGTCCTTCAACATAAAGTTGACAACTCTACATTTTTCGTACTCTGGTAATATCTTATCATACAGCTGGATGGCCCGTACACCTGATATTTAGAGcgcatacatttatatatatatatatatatatatatatttatatactcaaTTCTATCAACGTTTATCCTAGTGGAGTGgtagtgggttttttttttttattattattattataataatagatCACCCGTTCATCAAAAGagacatataaaattaatttaaaaacaaatcaattataaACGTTAATAACTTTTAAACATACTTACGTGAGTGGGTTCTGtacttataaaaatgattatttgattttaatttgttagatttttcttcctttgtgaTTCTTTTCTCCTTAAGCACCGTGGCTCAAACAACCCTAGACTTGAGCACAATGTTCATCATCTGAAGAAGACATGAACTAGGGTCTACTCGGTTCAGGCTAAAAAGGAAAAGCTCAGGTAATGCTATAACAGGTTCTGCAACTGCTTTTAACTGATTCAATATTAGTAAAGTCATGGAtggagatcagagagagagagagagagaggcgttCCCCTTCACTCGATCGTATGATGACAATCCAATattgcaattttttctttttcatttttaagtaaTATTAGCATAACAACCCAATATTAGACATGAATTGAATACTCATTGGCAAAATGTGTTAATAGCCCTTTCCTCACATTGTCAATAACATGCAATTAAGATGTTATTTAAACCAACTCATGATGAGTAAAATGCTAAATTAgctaattattacaattatgTTTCAACAtatacaataattatattaattatttcaagcATGGCTTAACTTCACAATACCAGCCCTCGATGAATagaaataacttataaaataaatgttttcaaCAACAGCTTTGTATGaggttaaatatataataacttggatagaaaaataatgaaatctatttcaatgcaattttatatatatatatatatatatatatatttctatatttataaaataatacgCATACAATTCTTTTCACAATCTTTtacacaattatgttttaagttgatgtatttttataaaataacttataaaaataacatcattttataaaaatactttcaatttaaaaaattaattgtaaaaaaagttatacGTTTATCTTtactctctctatatatagagaaataaatgatatttacactCATAGAATGTGTAAATCTCGTacactccctttgaaaaaaatatataaattgaatacctacataaaaattactttttaatggCGAACTCcaccttttttaaaatgaatgctCAAGACTTACACATCCTAAAACTTTATCTAgcgagtaatatatatatatatatatatatgtaattctatttgaaagtcTTTATAGCATATACATTAATCCACacgacataatttaatttgtaaaataattttgaaatttaaattttacatatcaAATTATCATGACATGTGTAAATGGTGtaaatgttgaaatttaaaacatagttgtatTAAAGTTGGTAAAAGGTGTAGtatgtcttttatttttcaaaatattttctaacagtactactcatatatatatatatatatcattataataaaattatttatctgtagtcagttattttttatttaaaacaattatttattgtctaaagtagttttttttgtaataaataatcattattattataaataaatatttttcttgtaatatacatacatatatatatatatatattacaacaaTATGAAGATCATGCATACGAGTACTACagctcaaaaatatatatatatatttttcttgtagagaACTGctgaaagggggtgggagcttcagCTCCTCGCCCCCTCCCCttgccctctccctcttctctgtctAGTTTGAACttctgtgtagtgtttttatttctttttgtgttcttaggccgaataagggaggatcgccgTTCGAGACCTTCCGGCCACCAGTtctctacacgcgccccaccggcatgacgcccagccgccgatcttcaaaacCTCCAAATCCGGCGTCCATCGGAGTGGCGCGTAGACCGCACGCGCAGGATGAAAATCCGGGCAGCGTTGGCGCGTGGCCCTTACGCGCCACCGAGGAACCCTCTACCGACACCACGCTCGGTTGCTGTGGAACCGCTGGCTCCGGATCTTCCAAGTCTGACcgtcggctttcctcccagCGTGAACAGTTCTACACGAAACAATGCCGACCATTGTGTACTGTTCATccgttttgtgttttttgtacTGTCTTTTGTTTCGTTTCTATGTTGtccttttcagtattttgtagTTTGTCTTGTTTATGATGttggtgttgtttttgttgACCCGAGTAAAGTTTGGGCCTTTAGATCGGACGTAATCTGGGGCAAGGATTTCGAGAGTGTTGGGCGATGCTACGGCCGGTGGTTATACGGCCGGGCTGTTGTGGTCTGTATGTACGCTGGGTGCTCGTTCCACCAGAGCTCGAAatgacgatgcttgcggtgggcgtgtcgTCTGAGGTCTCACcagagcttgtggtcttgtagttgttaatgtggttttttgatagttgtttgttagtttagttataataaaataggaataggctttAGATTTGATGTCCttagcagtgtcccgtactcttcttccctgggaggatagagaggaCCTTTAAGctctgtttttacagagcgctttctctgtttcgagagagtttgattagaagttaagacaatatccgccgcaaatgtatttgtgtgtggggaagctaCAGATCTGTTGAGTTAGTTGGCTTATAACTGGATTTTCTGTGTATTAGAATTTcttatattaataagtcacatttgtaatttcgatttattaatgaaataagtatgtttcattctttaaaaaaaaaaaaaaaaaaaaaaaaagaaaggctcGTAAGAGACTTGCGGATCAACTGATCAATACCTTGAGATTCGCATTTACTGGTCACCAGTACTGTTCGTCCATTGATAATATTCCGGGATCGATCCTTGATTTTTCCACTTGAATGAGAATCTCTCGTGTACTCCGCCACATGCATGCTCTCCTGCATGCACTATGACTTTTGTgagttcatatatataattctaaaatgattttatgtgacaCGCAAGAACTAGGAATTAAACAACATTCATTCATCGATTCTTTGATTCTCAGATTGATCACTCAAGGATTAATGGATTATCTCTAGCTACTTCTTGTGGATTGGTACTGTTCGATAACTCTGAATTGTttccaccctttttttttcatgttctcTGAAAAATGTTTGAAGAAGCCTTAGTACTAGAGATGTGAGGAAGTAATAAATTTGTGGATTTCATGAGCATCTGCtaggaacatatatataatatatatatatatagaaaatttatatttgtaagtTAGTTTGGAGGGCACACATgtgtaagaaaaattaaaaaaaagtactgaattttacatattaaatattgagaaatgatttatacaaatttcaaatagacaagtctcatacaagtcattgtaaaaaagtagactcttaaattaaaaaagtgtaaaaaaaaattattctttattagtgagacttttttttttacaaaagacttatatgagacttatctatttgagacttgtatctaatattactcttaaatatTACCACTCGAGCCGCGTAAAAGATATATTTTCCATACCatcttatatgtaaaataactatataacacAATGTAGAATGGAACAATATGTTTAATTATGTTTGAGTTTCTTATAATTAAATGGACgttcattttttaaaagccaaaactcaattatttgttatatacagAGGTTCCAAACCTTAACCAACTCAATAAATTAAGATTGGACGTCAGCAATATCTTAAGCTTCCAAGTCATTTATTGTCTTAAACTGTTTGAGATttgaacccaaaaataaaactaatgatttttaatcaaatatagTGACAATTAATTGTGTAAATAATAGAGGTACCTTatattgagtaatgatatacaacTTTTCAAccttcacatattatatttttaaaaaaattttaattttttttaacttttcttaagtttattctttttaaactaattcaatttttttatttattattcatatattaaatatttgataaaaagaaaaaaataataaaaattaaaaaaaatatgatgtgtaaagACTGTGTAAATAGTAAGAggttgtataaattttttactttatatttctcatattttctgCGGTGATTCTaacgttaattataaaatgagagattatatttatagttataaaatgtataaattttatatattttttaaaaaataaaaaaaaatatttaagatttatgtgaaaaaatattttttaaataataaatattatttaaaaaaaaaattacaacccTTATCGTAAcgatattagattgtaaagtagatTATCCTTATTTTTACCGGATGCATGCGCTGGCTAGTTATCATTTCTCCAtccaatatattatttttacaggcCAGCTCATGCATGAAGATCGACAAAAGACATGTACTCGATGACATCCACCTGCTATATATTGTTCCCAAGCCCAACTAAAAGCAGCTCATGCTCTCCGACTTCATTCCCCAGGAGCAGGCATTTCCCCATTTCCAGCCTGGCTTCTGCATGCTTACCTACCCATGATTGGATTTCGATCCCAACCAGGCCAGTTTCATCACAAAAACCACAGTCATTTTCCCATTTACAATCCCAAGCCCTGAGAGCCCCTGGAAGCGATGCAGTGCATGATTGACAGACAGCCGCTATCAAAATGGCTATTGGTTTGATTTTCATCCCAACCAAACCAAGCTAGTTCCTTTccaaccatatataaattagaaaGGACAACATCGTTCAAAGTTCTGGGCGAAAAAACATTTCTACTTTTGGCAGATTATGCAGAAGCTCGTTCTTTAGAGACATTGATGTGTTGGGTGACTTGTTATGTCTCGCAGTCTTACTCACAGTCTCGTACTGTATTGGACTCATCACAGAACTAAGAATCTCTAACCAAAAGTACCCACGTCTTGTCATTTCACTTAGTTCTGCGTAATCATTCACGCTTGTCTTTCATACCAGTGGCAGCAGTGattataatatgaataattctTCGGTGTTTATTATCTCACATTTTatgtcttattaaaaaaaaactgttaaatataaaatgtgaaaataaatagttattaatatataataaaatttatatatatatatatatataggaggagatattttaactaaatgcCGAGTGAATGTTCAtgcattatatttattaaatatttggcTAGAATAGTTTTTACTATCGTGCTTTATCGTACTTATATGCAATTGTAACTAttattgcatgaaaaaaaaaaaaagcaattgtAACTTCAgttaaaaatatcttaatatttttgtattgaaatattttattactaatttttcTGCCTATAAAGATGATTTTCAATACGAGTAAATTGAAAGGTAATCATAACAACACAtgatttcataaatattttattttgttttcttttcttttatttagtattatagaataatattatgtataagttttaaatatataaatatatatatatattttttctataaaagtGTGAGCCATAAAACGAAAAAAAAGTAAGTTCTTTTGATATAAGACAAAATGGTTATGCATCGTAgctatgattatgtttttccTATAATCCTCAAACACGTAAGACATTAATCATATGTAcgtaaaataatataacaagtTGGGCTTTTCAAAGGTAGTATggtatttttgaaatttgatattAAGTTAGTTTCTATTTTCCCTACCATTTCATGCGATATTTGGAAATATAGAGTAGCCTTAAGATGTTCTAGAAGTCTGATTGCTTTCTTTTAGAAGTAGTTGATAACAGTTTTCCGTACGTTGAAAGTTATGATCTTCATGACATGAAGATTTAGCATGAGGTGgtgtataaataaaaattgctCTCTTGGAAAACTCTTCCTCAAGGTATGGTGAAAGTACTTAATTTTGATTGTGCTTTGTTTCGTTCCTTTGCATCGGCTAGtattaggtttcgtttggttatttaactcctctcaactcatctcaattcatcattataacttttttaaatttcaacataaaatataataaacaattcaactttttcaaatctcaaaataataataatattaaaaaataatattctaataatattttatcatctcaactcaactcacttcaacatctaaacacaaccttagaATCATTTTACAAGTTGATCATGGAACTATTTTGATGGCTTCCAGTAGTAAGGAACATGGTATTTTTGaagttaataatattaaagttttAGCAATTATGAGGAATTTATAGTTAATTTTACAATTGGGTGTGACTAATCTAATTTTGGGAGGAGATTCTTTTACTATATTGTTGAAGCCATTCACTCAAAAGAACATAATCTATCTAACCAGGGTTCTATGATTGCAgaaatttaaattcttctttttcGATTTGTACCATTCAATGTACTCCATATTGGTCGCCAAGGGAATGAAGCTGCCCACCTAATTGCAAGACATGCTTATTTTATAGATGGTATGTTACAATGGTGGCATTCTTGCCCAAAATTTATTCACTCTAGAGTTCTTATAGACGCTGCCTTGTAATTGATCTGTaatgaattatgtaattatcTTCTTCATGAATGAATGTCTAcggttttctttaaaaaaacagagaaatattaaaaatatatataaattcaaaaatataatacaagtcaTGATGTCCTGCAACCTACGACCCCAAGTCCATATATATGTACTCGAACATCAAAAACAATATTAGGGGGTTACCTCTATATTACGATAAAATGATATagatacaatttttataaatttttatgtaattttattttaaatgcaagattttttataaaaatattcttaatttaaagcgctattataaaaatagttgtgtgtatatatattgacatcAATAGAATAATCCAACGTAATAAATCAACAATTCCACAAAATCTTAATAATAATGTCAATCTCTCAAACTACCCAATTAACCAACAGAACAAGATAAATCTACTGGTTAAGACCGTCCAATAATTATAGTACCCTTTAGTACTCAATCCACTATGCTAACAGCTAAATTAATCCCGCACGTGCTGCCTATTTTTTATTCCCAGTTCAACAATCAAGatcatctataaatatattatataatggaAGTAAataggtgagttatcaataattCAGTAAATAGCTAGTAAACATATACTAGTAAACATATACAAACTGAACATATGCCACTGCATGTTTACTAATTAAAATCATCATAGATTATTAATGTGTGCATATATAGAACAATGAAGTAATTTATCCATACGAGCTGATTTTGTATGATAATTGGCAAAAGATTGTATTTAAACCAGTAACCatttaaacattaataaattttattacccTCTCTCTTAagttaaatctttttaaaacaactataGTAATTTCTTACGTTCTTAGATAAGCAGATTTTTGGATTCGACCTGCATATACATCCATTGTTAATGTGCGTAGAGGATGTTATATACATTGTTCACGTTTGGTTTGGATTGATGAATCAAAGTGAAAAGATGGCGGAAGACGTGCCAACCGAGTTTAAATTTGTAGGAAAGTGctagatttataaataagttttataa carries:
- the LOC108979706 gene encoding uncharacterized protein LOC108979706 — its product is MVSTSILSSSVLSFHPFPGSSKHGLHDPKRASRTRIFASRKEAHDQNHSSRMVDENMIVLRKRIHEMKMVERNYEPPSDWMDWEKRIYTSYDSFICGVMGFLQSQMMNSRPSLTLGMLVLIILSVPTSAAVVFFHLMEIIPKGILAGIHHI